One window of Triticum dicoccoides isolate Atlit2015 ecotype Zavitan chromosome 5A, WEW_v2.0, whole genome shotgun sequence genomic DNA carries:
- the LOC119298121 gene encoding zinc finger CCCH domain-containing protein 43-like, giving the protein MPPPSSAALKDALNVDGITDLDLEDDTEEQASPTIASGSKVRLGITISEKNKRPKTAQVMQEEIRKISSIAHASHTSFQSFLQKDETTSVASTMDLVRACSAIEGTDEHFIATELFIKREQREMFLHMTADSQKGWLRRRFDLKYGN; this is encoded by the coding sequence ATGCCTCCCCCCTCTAGTGCAGCATTAAAAGACGCCTTGAATGTCGATGGAATCACTGATCTGGATTTGGAGGATGATACCGAGGAGCAAGCATCTCCGACAATAGCTAGTGGATCTAAAGTGAGGCTTGGGATCACGATTTCGGAGAAGAACAAGAGACCGAAGACCGCACAAGTGATGCAGGAGGAGATTAGAAAGATTAGTTCCATTGCCCATGCTTCACACACATCGTTTCAGTCTTTCCTACAGAAAGATGAGACCACCTCTGTTGCCTCTACGATGGATTTAGTTCGTGCTTGCAGCGCAATAGAAGGCACAGATGAGCACTTCATTGCTACTGAGCTCTTTATAAAGAGGGAGCAAAGGGAGATGTTCCTGCACATGACAGCTGACTCTCAAAAGGGTTGGTTGCGTAGGAGGTTTGACCTCAAGTATGGGAACTAG
- the LOC119300174 gene encoding cell number regulator 2-like, giving the protein MTGPDVCAAGCLTFFCPCVVFGRIAEIVDMGATSCCASGTVYAALASMTGMGCLYSCGYRSRLREQYRLKETPCGDCCVHWFCEACALCQEYRELKSRGFDMALGWQANMEKMGKTTAPQTHAGMTR; this is encoded by the exons ATGACCGGGCCGGACGTGTGTGCTGCAGGCTGCCTGACGTTCTTCTGCCCGTGCGTCGTCTTCGGGAGGATCGCCGAGATCGTCGACATGGGCGCCACAT CTTGCTGTGCGAGCGGGACGGTGTACGCCGCGCTGGCGTCGATGACGGGGATGGGCTGCCTCTACTCCTGCGGCTACCGCTCCAGGCTGCGGGAGCAGTACCGGCTCAAGGAGACGCCCTGCGGCGACTGCTGCGTCCACTGGTTCTGCGAGGCCTGCGCGCTCTGCCAGGAGTACCGCGAGCTCAAGTCCCGCGGCTTCGACATGGCCCTCG GATGGCAGGCCAACATGGAGAAGATGGGGAAGACCACGGCGCCGCAGACGCACGCGGGGATGACTCGCTAG
- the LOC119303477 gene encoding probable aldehyde oxidase 2, which produces MGSLGKDAATAGERVVLAVNGVRREAAGVDPSTTLLEFLRTRTPVRGPKLGCGEGGCGACVVLISKYDPATDEVTEFSASSCLTLVGSLNHCSVTTSEGIGNTRDGYHPVQKRLAGFHASQCGFCTPGMCMSIFSALVKADKPGAAGEPAPPPGFSKLTSCEAEHAVSGNLCRCTGYRPIVDACKSFAADVDLEDLGLNSFWKKSADRAEVGKLPEYSSGAVCTFPEFLKSEIKASVDQQTNNVPAAIAGEDGWYHPRSIQELHSLFDSNWFDGNSVKIVASNTGAGVYKDQDLYEKYIDIKGIPELSVIDRSSKGVEIGAAVSISKAIEVFSDGTPVFRKIAGHLSKVASPFVRNTATVGGNVIMAQRLQFPSDIATVLLAAGSTVTIQTASKMLCLTLEEFLQQTPCDAKTILLSIFVPDWGSDNVIFETSRAAPRPFGNAVSYVNSAFLARTSGDAASGELIVDEICLAFGAYGVDHAARAWKVEEFLKGKSMSASVILEAVRLLKDAISPSEGTTHPEYRVSLAVSFLFSFLSSLANNLNEPAKAITTNGLSTNGTMNGNGASSLEKESKVASDDLPIRSRQELVFTEEYKPVGKPTTKAGAELQASGEAVYVDDIPAPKDCLYGAFIYSTHPHAHIKGVNFKSSLASKKVITVISAKDIPAGGRNIGSSFPGLGDEALFGDPVSEFAGQNVGVVIAETQKYAYMAAKQAVIEYSTENLEPPILTIEDAIQHDSYFHPPPFLAPKPVGDFEQGMSEADHKILSGEVKLESQYYFYMETQTALAIPDEDNCITVYASTQIPEVTQNVVADCLGIPYHNVRIVTRRVGGGFGGKAMKGCHVACACAVAAFKLRRPVRMYLDRKTDMIMAGGRHPMKVKYNVGFKSDGTLTALHLDLGINAGISPDVSPALPSAIVGALKKYNWGALALDVKVCKTNVSSKSAMRGPGDVQGCFIAEAIIEHVASALAADTNAVRRKNLHGFESLTKFYGDAAGEASTYSLVEIFDKLASSPEYRSRAAAVERFNGGSRWKKRGISCVPITYEVRLRPTPGKVSIMNDGSIAVEVGGVEIGQGLYTKVKQMTAYGLVELCSDADELIDKVRVIQADTLSMIQGGFTGGSTTSETSCEAVRLSCATLVERLKPIKESLESKSGKPVPWKALITQATMASVNLSAQAYWKPDPAFVKYINYGAAVSEVEVDVLTGGTTILRSDLVYDCGQSLNPAVDLGQVEGAFVQGVGFFTNEEYTTNADGLVVNDGTWTYKIPTVDTIPKQLNVELLTSARDKKRVLSSKASGEPPLLMAASVHCAMREAIRAARQDFSASSPLTFQMDVPATMADVKELCGLDVVERHLESLSSAAAGPNAAVKA; this is translated from the exons atggggtcgcTGGGGAAGGATGCGGCGACGGCGGGGGAGCGGGTGGTGCTGGCGGTGAACGGCGTGCGGCGCGAGGCGGCCGGCGTGGACCCGTCGACGACGCTGCTGGAGTTCCTCCGCACGCGCACGCCCGTCCGGGGGCCCAAGCTCGGCTGCGGCGAAG GTGGGTGCGGCGCATGCGTGGTGCTCATCTCCAAGTACGACCCGGCCACCGACGAGGTCACCGAGTTCTCGGCGAGCTCCTGCTTGACGCTCGTCGGCAGCCTCAACCACTGCTCGGTAACCACCAGCGAGGGCATCGGCAACACCCGCGATGGCTACCACCCCGTCCAGAAGCGCCTCGCCGGCTTCCACGCCTCGCAGTGCGGCTTCTGCACCCCCGGCATGTGCATGTCCATCTTCTCCGCCCTCGTCAAGGCCGACAAGCCCGGCGCCGCCGGCGAGCCAGCCCCGCCGCCAGGGTTCTCCAAGCTCACGTCGTGCGAGGCGGAGCACGCAGTCTCCGGCAACCTCTGCCGCTGCACGGGCTACAGGCCCATCGTCGACGCCTGCAAGAGCTTCGCCGCCGACGTCGACCTCGAGGACCTCGGGCTCAACTCCTTCTGGAAGAAAAGCGCTGATCGTGCCGAGGTCGGCAAGCTGCCGGAATACTCCAGTGGCGCCGTCTGCACCTTCCCGGAGTTCCTAAAGTCCGAGATCAAGGCCTCCGTTGATCAGCAGACGAACAATgtgccggcggcgatcgccggcgagGACGGCTGGTACCATCCCAGGAGCATCCAGGAGCTCCATAGCCTCTTCGATTCCAACTGGTTCGACGGGAATTCAGTCAAGATCGTGGCGTCAAACACCGGCGCCGGAGTGTACAAGGATCAAGACCTGTACGAAAAGTACATCGACATCAAAGGGATCCCGGAGCTTTCCGTCATCGACAGGAGCAGCAAGGGGGTGGAGATCGGGGCGGCCGTGTCCATCTCCAAAGCTATCGAGGTCTTCTCCGATGGCACTCCGGTCTTCAGAAAGATCGCCGGTCACCTCAGCAAGGTGGCCTCGCCGTTCGTCCGCAACACGGCGACCGTCGGCGGGAACGTGATCATGGCGCAGCGGCTGCAATTCCCATCGGACATCGCCACCGTTCTTCTCGCCGCCGGCTCCACGGTCACCATCCAGACGGCTTCCAAAATGCTGTGCCTCACATTGGAGGAATTTCTGCAGCAGACTCCCTGTGACGCCAAGACCATACTGCTCAGCATATTTGTCCCGGATTGGGGTTCAGACAATGTCATCTTCGAGACATCTCGTGCAGCACCGAGACCGTTCGGCAATGCTGTGTCCTATGTGAATTCTGCATTCCTGGCAAGGACTTCAGGGGATGCAGCATCAGGGGAGCTCATCGTCGACGAAATCTGCCTCGCGTTCGGCGCCTACGGTGTCGATCACGCGGCACGGGCTTGGAAGGTGGAGGAATTCTTGAAGGGGAAATCAATGAGTGCATCTGTGATACTTGAAGCGGTTCGGTTGCTGAAAGATGCTATCTCGCCGTCAGAAGGCACCACACACCCTGAGTACAGAGTCAGCTTGGCTGTCAGTTTCTTGTTCAGTTTCCTGTCTTCACTTGCTAATAACCTGAATGAACCGGCGAAGGCTATTACTACCAATGGTTTATCTACTAATGGAACCATGAATGGTAATGGCGCGTCGTCACTGGAAAAGGAAAGTAAGGTTGCCAGCGATGATTTGCCGATCCGCTCAAGGCAAGAACTGGTTTTCACTGAAGAATATAAACCTGTCGGCAAGCCGACCACGAAAGCCGGGGCCGAGCTACAAGCTTCTG GGGAGGCTGTGTATGTTGATGACATCCCAGCACCCAAGGATTGCCTCTACGGAGCATTTATCTACAGCACACACCCTCATGCCCATATCAAAGGTGTCAACTTCAAATCATCTCTGGCTTCAAAAAAGGTCATCACGGTTATCTCGGCAAAGGACATTCCTGCCGGTGGAAGGAATATTGGATCCAGCTTCCCGGGGCTAGGAGACGAAGCGCTCTTCGGTGATCCGGTTTCTGAATTTGCTGGTCAAAACGTTGGCGTTGTG ATTGCTGAAACACAGAAGTACGCCTATATGGCGGCGAAGCAAGCCGTCATCGAGTATAGCACCGAGAATCTCGAGCCGCCCATTCTGACAATAGAGGATGCCATCCAACATGACAGCTACTTCCATCCTCCCCCGTTTTTGGCTCCTAAGCCAGTTGGGGATTTCGAGCAAGGGATGTCTGAAGCTGATCACAAGATTTTATCAGGAGAG GTGAAACTTGAATCACAGTACTACTTCTACATGGAGACTCAGACCGCCTTGGCCATCCCCGACGAAGATAACTGCATCACCGTCTATGCCTCGACTCAGATACCCGAGGTCACGCAGAATGTCGTCGCCGACTGCCTCGGCATTCCGTACCACAATGTTCGCATcgtcacaaggagagttggcggcgGCTTTGGCGGGAAGGCAATGAAAGGATGCCAT GTGGCATGCGCGTGTGCAGTTGCAGCGTTCAAGCTGCGGCGCCCAGTCCGGATGTACCTCGACCGCAAGACGGACATGATCATGGCAGGAGGGCGGCACCCGATGAAGGTGAAGTACAACGTGGGGTTCAAGTCCGACGGCACGCTCACGGCGCTGCACCTCGACCTCGGCATCAACGCCGGGATATCGCCGGATGTGAGCCCGGCGCTCCCGTCGGCCATCGTCGGTGCTCTGAAGAAGTACAACTGGGGCGCCCTGGCCTTGGACGTCAAGGTGTGCAAGACCAACGTCTCGTCCAAGTCAGCCATGCGCGGCCCCGGGGACGTGCAGGGCTGCTTCATCGCGGAGGCCATCATCGAGCACGTCGCGTCGGCGCTCGCGGCCGACACCAACGCCGTCCGGAGGAAGAACCTCCACGGCTTCGAGAGCCTCACGAAGTTCTACGGCGACGCCGCCGGCGAGGCCTCGACGTACAGCCTCGTTGAAATATTCGACAAGCTGGCTTCGTCGCCGGAGTATCGGAGCAGGGCGGCCGCGGTGGAGCGGTTCAACGGCGGGAGCAGGTGGAAGAAGCGGGGCATCTCCTGCGTGCCGATCACGTACGAGGTGAGGCTCCGGCCTACGCCCGGGAAGGTGTCCATCATGAACGATGGGTCCATCGCCGTCGAGGTCGGTGGCGTGGAGATCGGGCAGGGGTTATATACCAAGGTGAAGCAGATGACCGCGTACGGGCTGGTTGAGCTCTGCTCCGACGCCGACGAGCTCATCGACAAGGTGCGTGTCATCCAGGCCGACACGCTGAGCATGATCCAGGGCGGATTCACCGGCGGGAGCACCACGTCCGAGACCAGCTGCGAGGCTGTCCGGCTGTCGTGCGCCACGCTCGTCGAGCGGCTCAAGCCCATCAAGGAGAGCCTCGAGTCCAAGTCCGGCAAGCCTGTGCCATGGAAGGCCTTGATTACCCAGGCGACCATGGCGAGCGTGAACCTGTCGGCGCAGGCGTACTGGAAGCCTGACCCAGCCTTCGTGAAGTACATCAACTACGGTGCCGCCGTCAGCGAG GTTGAAGTCGACGTGCTTACTGGGGGGACGACGATCCTGAGGAGCGACCTGGTGTACGACTGCGGGCAGAGCCTGAACCCGGCGGTCGACCTCGGCCAG GTGGAGGGCGCATTCGTGCAAGGGGTTGGGTTCTTCACCAACGAGGAGTACACGACGAACGCGGACGGGCTGGTGGTGAACGACGGCACGTGGACGTACAAGATCCCCACGGTGGACACCATCCCGAAGCAGCTCAACGTGGAGCTGCTTACCAGCGCGCGCGACAAGAAGCGGGTGCTCTCCTCCAAGGCGTCCGGCGAGCCGCCGCTGCTGATGGCGGCGTCGGTGCACTGCGCGATGCGGGAGGCTATCAGGGCGGCCAGGCAGGACTTCTCGGCCAGCTCGCCGCTGACGTTCCAAATGGAcgtgccggccaccatggccgacgTCAAGGAGCTCTGCGGCCTCGACGTCGTCGAGAGGCACCTCGAGAGCCTCTCCTCTGCCGCCGCCGGTCCCAACGCCGCCGTCAAGGCGTGA